A single window of Qipengyuania sediminis DNA harbors:
- the recG gene encoding ATP-dependent DNA helicase RecG, which translates to MRPEALNPLFAEIETLEGVGPKLRKPLTRLGLERVKDVAFHLPDRFVSRRAVANVDEAVEGEQIVVALTPVEHRAARNTRGPYRVLAQDAAGNVLALTYFGRAAFSAKKQLPVGAKRWVAGKLERYGDMLQIVHPDHVLEEGGASLGHLTEPVYRLSEGLTQPMMARLAAQALARAPELPEWIERGQFEAAAWPGWRDALHLAHRGEHAGARDRLAYDEMLANSLALMLVKADNRARRGTPLAGDGRLRAKLALPFPLTGAQQRSIAEIEGDLAQSAPMLRLLQGDVGSGKTVVALEAMLIAVEAGAQAALLAPTEILARQHFETLRRMAAPTGADVAILTGRDKGRSREATLMGLVNGSVDIVVGTHAIFQDQVAYRNLALVVIDEQHRFGVSQRLMLAGKGKRAPHVLAMTATPIPRTLQLAQYGELEVSKLDELPPGRQAIDTRVVGVERLEEVVAGIARHLRTGSQAYWVCPMVRGCEDGDTAAAEARYATLAERFGTDVVLVHGQLSPEAKDAAMARFAAGGAKLLVATTVIEVGVDVPNSTLMVIEQAERFGLAQLHQLRGRVGRGAGKSVCLLLRSGELSETARDRLALMRETQDGFRLAEEDLRLRGGGELLGTRQSGDTPFQIASLDQITRLLPAAYDDARLLMERDGGLEGPRGEAARLLLYLFERDAGVRTLRGG; encoded by the coding sequence ATGCGGCCAGAAGCGCTCAACCCCCTGTTTGCGGAAATAGAGACGCTGGAAGGCGTCGGGCCCAAGCTCAGGAAGCCGCTCACCCGGCTGGGGCTTGAGCGCGTCAAGGACGTCGCCTTTCACCTCCCCGACCGCTTCGTCTCGCGCCGGGCGGTCGCGAATGTGGACGAGGCGGTAGAAGGCGAACAGATCGTCGTCGCGCTGACGCCGGTCGAGCACCGGGCGGCGCGCAACACGCGCGGGCCCTATCGCGTGCTGGCGCAGGACGCGGCCGGCAATGTGCTCGCGCTTACCTATTTCGGGCGCGCCGCGTTTTCGGCGAAAAAGCAGCTGCCGGTGGGGGCGAAGCGCTGGGTGGCGGGCAAGCTCGAACGCTATGGCGACATGCTCCAGATCGTCCACCCCGACCATGTGCTGGAGGAGGGCGGGGCGAGCCTGGGTCACCTGACCGAGCCGGTCTATCGCCTGTCAGAAGGGCTGACGCAGCCGATGATGGCGCGGCTGGCCGCGCAGGCGCTGGCGCGCGCACCCGAGCTGCCCGAATGGATCGAACGCGGCCAGTTCGAGGCCGCCGCCTGGCCAGGCTGGCGCGATGCGCTGCATCTCGCGCACCGCGGCGAACACGCGGGTGCGCGCGACCGGCTCGCTTATGACGAAATGCTGGCGAACAGCCTCGCGCTGATGCTGGTCAAGGCGGACAACCGCGCCCGGCGCGGGACACCCCTTGCCGGCGATGGCCGATTGCGCGCAAAACTCGCGCTGCCGTTCCCGCTGACCGGCGCTCAGCAGCGCAGCATCGCCGAGATCGAAGGCGATCTCGCGCAATCGGCGCCAATGCTGCGGCTGCTCCAGGGCGATGTCGGCTCGGGCAAGACCGTCGTGGCATTGGAAGCCATGCTGATCGCGGTGGAGGCGGGGGCACAGGCGGCGCTGCTTGCCCCCACTGAAATCCTCGCCCGCCAGCACTTCGAGACGCTGCGCCGCATGGCCGCGCCGACGGGCGCCGACGTCGCGATCCTCACCGGCCGCGACAAGGGCCGGAGCCGCGAGGCGACGCTGATGGGGCTGGTGAACGGCAGCGTCGATATCGTTGTCGGCACGCATGCGATTTTCCAGGACCAGGTCGCCTATCGCAATCTCGCGCTGGTGGTGATCGACGAGCAGCACCGCTTCGGAGTCTCGCAACGGCTCATGCTGGCGGGCAAGGGAAAGCGCGCCCCGCATGTGCTCGCCATGACCGCGACCCCGATCCCGCGCACGCTGCAGCTCGCGCAATATGGCGAGCTGGAAGTCAGCAAGCTCGACGAGCTGCCGCCCGGCCGCCAAGCGATCGATACGCGGGTGGTCGGGGTCGAGAGACTGGAGGAAGTCGTCGCGGGGATCGCGCGGCATCTTCGCACCGGCAGCCAGGCCTATTGGGTCTGCCCGATGGTGCGCGGCTGCGAGGATGGCGATACCGCCGCAGCGGAGGCGCGCTACGCAACCCTCGCCGAACGGTTCGGAACGGATGTGGTGCTGGTCCACGGCCAGCTTAGCCCCGAGGCGAAGGACGCGGCCATGGCGCGCTTTGCCGCCGGCGGCGCCAAACTGCTGGTGGCCACCACGGTCATCGAGGTCGGCGTCGACGTTCCCAATTCGACGCTGATGGTGATCGAGCAGGCTGAACGCTTCGGCCTCGCGCAGCTGCACCAATTGCGGGGGCGCGTCGGGCGGGGCGCGGGGAAGTCGGTCTGCCTGCTGCTGCGCTCGGGCGAACTCAGCGAAACTGCACGGGACCGGCTGGCGCTGATGCGCGAGACGCAGGACGGGTTTCGCCTTGCGGAGGAGGATCTGCGCCTGCGCGGCGGGGGTGAGTTGCTCGGCACCCGGCAATCCGGCGACACGCCTTTCCAGATCGCGAGCCTCGATCAGATCACGCGGCTGCTTCCGGCCGCCTATGATGACGCGCGCCTGCTGATGGAGCGCGATGGCGGGCTGGAGGGGCCGCGGGGGGAGGCGGCGCGGCTTCTGCTTTATCTGTTCGAGCGCGATGCCGGGGTAAGAACGCTGCGCGGCGGATGA
- a CDS encoding succinate dehydrogenase assembly factor 2: MTPPDRQHRLSRARFRAWHRGTREADYVFGGYFDRFHESWDEAELAWFEAVLEEDDADVLGWVMGWAEVPERFAGTQIEAMRRLDYVATEPRSSALT, from the coding sequence GTGACCCCGCCCGACCGCCAACACCGCCTCTCCCGCGCCCGCTTCCGCGCCTGGCACCGCGGCACGCGTGAGGCGGATTATGTCTTCGGCGGTTACTTCGACCGTTTCCACGAGAGCTGGGACGAGGCGGAGCTGGCCTGGTTCGAGGCGGTTCTGGAGGAAGACGATGCCGATGTGCTGGGCTGGGTGATGGGCTGGGCCGAGGTCCCCGAACGGTTCGCAGGTACACAGATCGAAGCCATGCGAAGGCTTGATTACGTGGCAACGGAGCCTCGATCGTCGGCCCTGACTTGA
- the mfd gene encoding transcription-repair coupling factor has product MPDLSRILSADRPLTLASMARGAQPLVLADLARAAARRAVMVTPDEAAMRAVSDAARYFAPELEVIEFPAWDCLPYDRASPALSVSARRLAALHRLQKKGGGPQLIVTTINALTQRVLTPFRVRETVREFRPGMEIGRDSLAVLLRRQGYGRTDTVIDAGEFAIRGSIVDIYPSGLGQGLRLDFFGDELETLRTFDPGTQLTTGTLESHLLLPASEALLDEDSIRRFRTRYRELFGAAATQDPLYEAVSEGRRLAGMEHWLPLFEDKLATLFDHLGTGDVAVIDAAAIGAGEERLSDIADYFEQRRSTAGQAKGSYRPLPPDALYLSSDELARSLERWPVHRATGFAEPESARVIDFGFRSGRDFTPERARGDNVYPVLADHFRAVAKEGRRSLLAAYSTGSRARIASILEEAGVKVALAEDWQDALGKAAKGKVAALVLPLEASFANDEIELVTEQDLLGDRLVRRRKRKKDADAFLAELSALGQGDLVVHSDHGIGRYLGLEPITVGKSAHDCVMLEYAGGDKLFIPVENIDVLSRYGSSDQPVQLDRLGGEAWQRRRARMRERIREIANELLKTAAARALRKAPVLEAEDGPYGQFTDRFPWEETDDQDRAIADVLADLESGRPMDRLVCGDVGFGKTEVALRAAFVSAMGGKQVAVVAPTTLLARQHYENFAARFAGFPLKVGRLSRLVGAKEAKETREGLASGDIDVVIGTHAILSKQTAFKDLGLVIVDEEQRFGVTHKEKLKQLRADVHMLTLTATPIPRTLQMAMTGLRELSTIQTPPVDRLAVRTYVMEWDEMVVREALLREHHRGGQSFIVVPRISDMADLEDWLKKSVPEVKVIAAHGQMGPSEIEEKMSAFYEGRYDVLLSTTIVESGLDLPSANTIIIHRADRFGLAQLYQLRGRVGRSKLRAYAYLTTPADTALNEVAEKRLKVLGDLDSLGAGFQLASHDLDIRGAGNLLGDEQSGHIREVGFELYQSMLEDAILAAKAGEMGLEPKRDRVSPQITVDAPIMIPEPYVPDLAVRMGLYRRLNDAENKSDLDALAAEMIDRFGPLPASAANLVKLLEIKQQAVAANIAKIDVGAAGTLVTFHNDEFADPAGLIAYVERLQGTAKLRPDMKLVITRAWKDPASRLNGLFQLTKGLSGILARSERKQAA; this is encoded by the coding sequence ATGCCCGACCTCTCCCGCATCCTTTCCGCCGATCGCCCGCTGACGCTCGCCTCGATGGCGCGGGGCGCGCAGCCCTTGGTGCTGGCAGATCTCGCCCGCGCGGCGGCGCGGCGGGCGGTGATGGTCACGCCCGACGAGGCGGCGATGCGCGCGGTATCCGATGCAGCGCGCTATTTCGCGCCAGAGCTCGAAGTGATCGAGTTCCCCGCCTGGGACTGCCTCCCCTACGACCGCGCCAGCCCCGCGCTTTCGGTCAGCGCGCGCCGGCTGGCGGCGCTGCATCGGCTGCAGAAAAAAGGCGGTGGCCCCCAACTCATCGTCACCACGATCAACGCGCTAACCCAGCGCGTCCTCACCCCCTTCCGCGTGCGCGAGACGGTGCGCGAGTTCCGCCCTGGCATGGAGATCGGCCGCGACAGCCTCGCCGTGCTGCTGCGGCGGCAGGGCTATGGCCGCACCGACACGGTGATCGACGCGGGCGAGTTCGCGATCCGCGGCTCGATCGTCGATATCTACCCCAGCGGCCTCGGCCAGGGACTCCGGCTCGACTTCTTCGGTGACGAGCTTGAAACCCTGCGAACCTTCGATCCCGGCACCCAGCTCACGACGGGTACGCTCGAAAGCCACCTGCTGTTGCCCGCCAGCGAGGCGTTGCTCGACGAGGACAGCATCAGACGCTTCCGCACCCGCTACCGCGAGTTGTTCGGCGCGGCGGCCACGCAGGACCCGCTCTACGAGGCGGTGAGCGAGGGCCGCCGCCTCGCCGGCATGGAGCACTGGCTGCCGCTGTTCGAGGACAAGCTTGCCACGCTGTTCGACCACCTCGGCACGGGCGATGTCGCTGTCATCGACGCTGCTGCCATCGGCGCGGGCGAGGAGCGCCTGTCGGATATCGCAGACTATTTCGAGCAGCGCCGCAGCACCGCGGGGCAGGCCAAGGGCAGCTACCGTCCCTTGCCGCCCGATGCGCTGTACCTCTCCAGCGACGAGCTCGCCCGCTCGCTCGAACGCTGGCCCGTGCATCGGGCGACCGGTTTTGCGGAGCCCGAAAGCGCGCGGGTCATTGATTTCGGCTTCCGCTCCGGCCGCGACTTCACGCCCGAACGTGCCCGCGGGGACAATGTCTATCCGGTGCTCGCCGACCACTTCCGCGCGGTTGCGAAGGAGGGGCGGCGCTCGCTGCTCGCGGCCTACAGCACGGGCAGCCGCGCGCGCATCGCCTCGATTCTGGAGGAGGCGGGGGTAAAGGTCGCGCTGGCCGAGGACTGGCAGGATGCGCTCGGCAAAGCCGCCAAGGGCAAGGTCGCCGCGCTGGTCCTGCCGCTCGAGGCGAGCTTCGCGAACGACGAGATCGAGCTCGTCACCGAGCAGGACCTGCTGGGCGACCGGCTGGTCCGCCGCCGCAAGCGCAAGAAGGACGCCGACGCGTTCCTGGCGGAGCTCTCCGCGCTCGGTCAGGGCGATCTCGTGGTTCACTCGGATCACGGCATCGGGCGCTATCTCGGGCTGGAACCGATCACTGTCGGCAAAAGCGCGCACGACTGCGTGATGCTCGAATATGCTGGCGGGGATAAGCTCTTCATCCCGGTCGAGAACATTGACGTGCTGTCGCGCTACGGTTCGTCCGATCAGCCGGTGCAGCTCGACCGGTTGGGGGGCGAAGCCTGGCAACGCCGCCGCGCCAGGATGCGCGAGCGCATCCGCGAGATCGCGAACGAGCTGCTCAAGACCGCAGCGGCGCGGGCGCTGCGCAAGGCACCGGTGCTGGAGGCGGAGGATGGGCCTTACGGCCAGTTCACGGACCGCTTCCCCTGGGAGGAGACCGACGACCAGGACCGCGCCATCGCCGATGTTCTTGCGGACCTCGAAAGCGGGCGGCCGATGGACCGGCTGGTTTGCGGCGATGTCGGGTTCGGCAAGACCGAGGTGGCGCTGCGCGCTGCCTTCGTCTCAGCCATGGGCGGCAAGCAGGTGGCGGTTGTCGCCCCCACCACCCTCCTCGCACGCCAACACTACGAAAACTTCGCCGCGCGCTTCGCGGGCTTCCCGCTCAAGGTCGGGCGGCTCAGCCGTCTGGTCGGCGCCAAGGAGGCGAAGGAGACCCGCGAGGGGCTCGCCTCGGGCGATATCGACGTGGTCATCGGCACCCACGCGATCCTCTCTAAACAGACCGCGTTCAAGGACCTGGGTCTCGTCATCGTCGACGAGGAGCAGCGCTTCGGTGTCACCCACAAGGAGAAGCTGAAGCAGCTGCGTGCTGACGTGCATATGCTGACCCTTACCGCCACGCCCATCCCGCGCACGCTGCAAATGGCGATGACGGGGCTACGCGAGCTTTCGACCATCCAGACCCCGCCGGTCGATCGCCTGGCGGTGCGCACCTATGTCATGGAATGGGACGAGATGGTGGTGCGCGAGGCGCTGCTGCGCGAGCATCATCGCGGCGGGCAGAGCTTCATCGTCGTCCCGCGCATCTCGGACATGGCCGATCTTGAGGATTGGTTGAAGAAAAGCGTGCCCGAGGTGAAGGTCATCGCCGCGCATGGCCAGATGGGCCCAAGCGAGATCGAGGAGAAGATGAGCGCTTTCTACGAGGGCAGATACGATGTGCTGCTGTCCACCACGATCGTCGAAAGCGGGCTCGATCTGCCGAGTGCCAACACCATCATTATCCACCGCGCCGACCGTTTCGGCCTCGCCCAGCTTTACCAGCTGCGCGGCCGCGTTGGCCGGTCGAAGCTGCGCGCCTATGCCTATCTGACGACGCCCGCAGATACCGCGCTCAACGAAGTGGCGGAGAAGCGCCTGAAGGTGCTCGGCGATCTGGACAGCCTGGGCGCGGGCTTCCAGCTTGCGAGCCACGATCTCGACATTCGCGGCGCGGGCAACCTCCTCGGCGATGAACAATCGGGTCACATTCGCGAGGTTGGGTTCGAGCTCTACCAGTCCATGCTGGAGGACGCCATCTTGGCCGCCAAGGCGGGCGAGATGGGGCTGGAGCCGAAGCGCGACCGGGTAAGCCCGCAGATCACCGTCGATGCGCCGATCATGATCCCGGAACCTTATGTGCCCGATCTCGCGGTGCGCATGGGCCTCTACCGGCGTCTCAACGACGCCGAGAACAAATCCGACCTTGATGCCCTCGCCGCAGAAATGATCGACCGCTTTGGCCCGCTTCCCGCCTCCGCTGCCAATCTCGTCAAGCTGCTCGAGATCAAGCAGCAGGCCGTCGCGGCGAACATCGCCAAGATCGATGTCGGCGCGGCGGGCACGCTCGTCACCTTCCACAACGACGAGTTCGCCGATCCGGCGGGCCTCATCGCCTATGTCGAGCGGCTGCAGGGCACCGCCAAGCTGCGCCCCGATATGAAGCTCGTCATCACGCGCGCCTGGAAGGACCCTGCAAGCCGCCTCAACGGCTTGTTTCAGCTCACCAAGGGCTTATCGGGCATATTGGCACGCAGCGAGCGCAAGCAGGCGGCGTAA
- a CDS encoding amidohydrolase family protein yields MAVASEEILEPELPIIDPHHHLWDLRPLLPAFPEPRHPFLEAIAGAPYYAFDALHADTHSGHNIVATVFMECGAFYDPARGEALKTVGEIEFVNGVAAQGASGLYGAYRPCAGIIGHADLTLGDRVKPVIEALIAAGCGRFRGIRHHGAWDADPNVLGPPFHAPAGLYASEAFRAGFAAYAGYGLTFDAWLLEPQLGDVLTLARAFPDQTIVLDHCGTPLGIASYAGTLPDTFDRWRANIRAIAECPNVSVKLGGLAMAFCGMPTVGPAAGLGSEALAEMWKPYIETCIEAFGPTRAMFESNYPVDRWGASYPVLWNAFKRIAASASADEKRALFAGTAAQVYGIGHVLTA; encoded by the coding sequence ATGGCAGTGGCGAGCGAGGAAATCCTTGAACCCGAGCTGCCGATCATCGACCCACATCATCACCTCTGGGACCTTCGTCCCCTCCTCCCCGCCTTCCCCGAGCCGCGCCACCCGTTCCTTGAGGCGATCGCGGGGGCGCCCTACTACGCCTTCGACGCGCTCCATGCCGACACGCACAGCGGCCACAACATCGTCGCGACCGTCTTCATGGAATGCGGGGCGTTCTATGACCCGGCGCGGGGCGAGGCCTTGAAGACCGTTGGCGAGATCGAGTTCGTCAATGGCGTCGCGGCGCAGGGGGCGAGCGGGCTCTATGGCGCCTATCGCCCCTGCGCTGGCATTATTGGTCATGCCGATCTGACGCTGGGCGACCGGGTGAAGCCGGTGATCGAGGCGCTGATCGCGGCGGGCTGCGGACGATTCCGGGGCATTCGGCATCACGGTGCTTGGGATGCCGATCCCAACGTGCTCGGCCCGCCGTTCCATGCCCCCGCCGGGCTTTATGCTTCGGAAGCCTTTCGCGCGGGTTTCGCCGCCTACGCGGGATACGGCCTCACCTTCGACGCCTGGCTGCTCGAGCCGCAGCTTGGCGATGTTCTGACGCTCGCACGCGCCTTTCCCGACCAGACGATCGTCCTCGACCACTGCGGCACCCCGCTCGGCATTGCGAGTTATGCCGGAACCCTGCCCGATACCTTCGACCGCTGGCGAGCGAATATCCGCGCCATTGCCGAGTGTCCGAACGTCTCGGTCAAGCTCGGCGGGCTGGCGATGGCCTTCTGCGGGATGCCCACAGTGGGCCCGGCGGCTGGGCTGGGCTCCGAGGCGCTGGCCGAAATGTGGAAGCCGTATATCGAGACCTGCATCGAAGCCTTCGGGCCAACCCGCGCGATGTTCGAGAGCAACTACCCGGTCGATCGCTGGGGCGCGAGCTATCCGGTTCTGTGGAATGCGTTCAAGCGCATCGCTGCGAGCGCTTCGGCCGACGAGAAACGCGCGCTGTTCGCCGGAACTGCCGCACAGGTTTACGGGATCGGACACGTCCTGACGGCCTGA
- a CDS encoding NAD(P)H-dependent flavin oxidoreductase → MPLPAPFDRLRLPVIGSPLFIVSGPELVIAQCKAGIVGSFPALNARPQSELDEWIHRITEELAAHNRAHPERPAAPFAVNQIVHRTNDRLEADMATCAKWQVPLMITSLGAREDIFAAVRGWGGITLHDVINDRFAHKAIEKGADGLIPVAAGAGGHAGVLSPFALMQEIRAWFTGLVALSGSIGHGRSILAAQALGADFAYIGSPWIAATEANAPEAYKQGIVSGSAEGIVYTNLFTGVHGNYLRSSIEAAGMDPENLPQSDPSKMNFGSGGNTKAKAWKDIWGSGQGIGTVTESAPVKATVARLEAEYRAAREELAARTA, encoded by the coding sequence TTGCCCCTCCCCGCCCCTTTCGACCGGTTGCGCCTTCCCGTCATCGGCTCGCCACTGTTCATCGTCTCGGGGCCGGAGCTGGTTATCGCGCAGTGCAAGGCGGGCATCGTCGGCAGTTTTCCGGCGCTCAATGCCCGTCCGCAGAGCGAGCTCGACGAGTGGATCCATCGCATCACCGAAGAACTGGCCGCACACAACCGCGCGCATCCCGAGCGTCCCGCCGCGCCTTTTGCGGTCAATCAGATCGTCCACAGGACCAACGACCGGCTAGAAGCCGATATGGCGACCTGCGCGAAATGGCAGGTGCCGCTGATGATCACCTCGCTGGGCGCGCGCGAGGACATCTTCGCCGCGGTGCGCGGCTGGGGCGGGATCACCCTGCATGACGTCATCAACGACCGCTTCGCGCATAAAGCCATCGAGAAAGGCGCCGATGGCCTCATCCCGGTCGCGGCGGGGGCGGGAGGGCACGCCGGCGTGCTCAGCCCCTTCGCCTTGATGCAGGAAATCCGGGCCTGGTTCACCGGGCTCGTCGCGCTGTCGGGCTCGATCGGGCACGGGCGCTCGATCCTCGCGGCGCAAGCGCTGGGGGCCGACTTCGCCTATATCGGCAGCCCCTGGATCGCGGCGACCGAGGCCAATGCGCCTGAAGCTTACAAGCAGGGGATCGTCAGCGGCAGCGCGGAGGGGATCGTCTACACCAATCTCTTCACCGGCGTGCACGGCAATTACCTTCGCTCCAGTATCGAAGCCGCAGGGATGGACCCCGAAAACCTGCCGCAAAGCGATCCCAGCAAGATGAACTTCGGCAGCGGCGGCAATACCAAGGCCAAGGCCTGGAAAGACATCTGGGGTTCGGGCCAGGGCATCGGCACGGTCACCGAAAGCGCGCCGGTAAAAGCCACCGTGGCCAGATTGGAGGCGGAGTACCGCGCCGCACGGGAGGAACTAGCGGCGCGGACAGCCTAG
- a CDS encoding TadE/TadG family type IV pilus assembly protein, whose amino-acid sequence MAYTDTTRLVLWRGGTMARLARDEAGNTLALATAGIMAVMGMVGGAVDMSRSYMVQSRLQQACDAGALAARKAMAGETLTNANKAVGYRYFDFNFPAGTLGAELVSRTYTQPTSLAGTPQAIVNGTVVANVPTTIMRAFGNANVPLTINCSSKMEVQSADVAMVLDITGSMGTDMRINSTGTATEDRISALHKAVRAFYTALGPGRAGGDLSKGRIRYGIVPYGVVVNVGHLLSHDQMVSSWTYQSREAVSGTLYGWELDDDENESSITYTAWSAFTTADLNETLNAASYNGWTDTSGTGNESYVGLDGVTRTLARTIAGQTSTTCNTATNNDYSGGTGIKMVSLVSATSPTNVTSPAEVAPVYPSGTRTKNYSERRDWSVRGWRYEWRSNTCRLRWANGRTSGPDTRMRQTRTGTSTHEIDWTSYTGVNYVYGTRTFDVSAIKGLLGAWNSSITLPALNRTGTSTRYEGVKLSGSLTGTDVYTGGTIASQAVTWRGCIEERATVNTIDGSTLLTAIPTGAKDLDSTLLAVPSDDTTRWRPWLWNAVFNPSNGAMPTDSDECGPPALRLQEIANYDTTILSSNYPDLFDAASGGAVSHYYPYTTSLWPGTAPAAERSKNLFTLRNYIDRIDVASGNLTDGTLHDAGFMWGLHLVSGDGMFAADNPDRFNGQVVNRNIVFMTDGEMNPGEERYVFSGYNQRDARLAPASTTNSQMIAIENRRLRIQCEAAKRQGITVWVVAITSTDTTLDEYDDLRACASSPGNFKAAATTEELVASFTTIANSIGGLRIAT is encoded by the coding sequence ATGGCGTATACCGACACCACGCGCCTCGTCCTGTGGCGCGGCGGCACCATGGCGCGCCTTGCCCGGGACGAAGCGGGTAACACACTGGCGCTCGCGACCGCGGGGATCATGGCGGTGATGGGCATGGTCGGCGGCGCGGTCGACATGAGCCGCAGCTATATGGTGCAGAGCCGATTGCAGCAGGCCTGCGACGCCGGCGCGCTCGCAGCGCGCAAGGCGATGGCGGGAGAGACCCTGACCAACGCCAACAAAGCCGTCGGCTATCGTTACTTCGATTTCAACTTTCCCGCCGGCACGCTGGGTGCCGAGCTGGTGTCGCGAACCTATACCCAGCCCACCAGCCTCGCCGGTACGCCGCAGGCGATCGTGAACGGCACCGTGGTCGCGAACGTGCCCACCACCATCATGCGCGCTTTCGGCAACGCGAACGTGCCGCTGACGATCAATTGTTCGTCCAAGATGGAGGTGCAGAGCGCGGATGTCGCCATGGTGCTCGACATCACCGGGTCGATGGGCACCGATATGCGTATCAACAGCACCGGGACTGCGACGGAAGACCGGATCTCGGCGCTCCACAAGGCGGTGCGGGCGTTCTACACCGCACTCGGCCCCGGGCGCGCAGGGGGCGATCTCAGCAAGGGGCGGATCCGCTACGGCATCGTGCCCTACGGCGTGGTCGTCAACGTCGGCCATCTGCTCAGCCACGATCAGATGGTGAGCAGCTGGACCTATCAAAGCCGCGAAGCGGTCTCGGGAACGCTGTACGGATGGGAGCTGGACGACGACGAGAACGAGTCATCGATCACCTACACCGCTTGGTCGGCCTTTACGACGGCCGATCTTAACGAGACCCTGAACGCCGCTTCCTACAACGGCTGGACCGATACGAGCGGCACGGGGAATGAAAGCTATGTCGGGCTCGACGGAGTGACCCGCACGCTCGCCAGGACCATTGCGGGCCAGACCAGCACGACCTGCAATACCGCCACAAACAACGACTATTCGGGCGGGACCGGCATCAAGATGGTCAGCCTGGTCAGCGCGACGAGTCCGACCAACGTCACGTCTCCCGCCGAGGTGGCCCCCGTCTACCCAAGCGGGACGCGCACCAAGAACTATTCCGAGCGGCGCGATTGGAGCGTGCGCGGCTGGCGCTACGAATGGCGATCCAATACCTGCCGCCTGCGCTGGGCGAACGGGCGTACCAGCGGCCCCGACACCCGGATGCGCCAGACCCGTACCGGCACCTCCACCCACGAGATCGACTGGACCTCCTATACCGGAGTCAATTACGTCTACGGGACGCGCACTTTCGATGTCTCGGCGATCAAGGGCCTCTTGGGCGCCTGGAACAGTTCGATCACGCTCCCCGCACTTAATCGTACGGGTACGAGCACCCGGTACGAGGGTGTCAAGCTGTCGGGCAGCCTCACGGGCACGGACGTCTACACGGGTGGAACGATCGCGAGCCAGGCGGTGACCTGGCGCGGCTGCATCGAAGAGCGCGCGACCGTCAATACCATCGACGGCTCCACGCTGCTGACCGCGATCCCTACCGGCGCCAAGGACCTCGACAGCACCCTGCTCGCCGTCCCGTCGGACGATACCACGCGCTGGCGGCCGTGGCTCTGGAACGCGGTCTTCAACCCCAGCAATGGCGCTATGCCCACCGACAGCGACGAGTGCGGCCCGCCAGCGCTGCGGCTGCAGGAGATCGCGAATTACGATACGACCATCCTCAGCTCGAACTATCCCGACTTGTTCGACGCGGCGTCGGGCGGCGCAGTCTCGCACTACTATCCCTACACCACCAGCCTGTGGCCAGGTACTGCGCCCGCGGCGGAGCGGTCGAAGAACCTCTTCACCCTGCGCAATTATATCGATCGGATCGATGTCGCATCGGGCAATCTCACTGATGGCACCCTCCACGATGCGGGTTTCATGTGGGGCCTCCATCTTGTTTCGGGGGACGGCATGTTCGCGGCCGACAACCCCGATCGCTTCAATGGCCAGGTGGTCAACCGCAATATCGTCTTCATGACGGACGGCGAGATGAACCCGGGCGAGGAGCGCTACGTCTTCAGCGGCTACAACCAGCGCGACGCGCGCCTTGCTCCCGCAAGCACGACCAACAGCCAGATGATCGCCATCGAAAACCGTCGGCTGCGTATCCAGTGCGAAGCGGCGAAGCGGCAGGGTATTACCGTCTGGGTGGTTGCCATCACCAGCACCGACACCACGCTGGACGAATACGACGACTTGCGCGCCTGTGCGAGCTCGCCGGGTAACTTCAAGGCGGCAGCCACTACGGAGGAGCTGGTTGCCAGCTTCACGACGATCGCCAACAGCATCGGCGGGCTGAGGATCGCGACATGA
- a CDS encoding TadE/TadG family type IV pilus assembly protein: MRGLVARLRQLRADREGATLMEFGFVAPVMILMLMAGFETGYGIYLKTVAAGTLEARARSASLEGATESQFDSEVRRSMMNIMPAYARSNDNITLSKRNYTDYSRIDAPEKITTDVDGDGILDVGDCWLDEDFNDTFGTNEGASGLGGPDDGVFYSVTISFPRMFPMVSMMGLSENVSVTVRTLVINQPFGTQLERPTKCREV; this comes from the coding sequence ATGAGGGGCCTTGTCGCACGCCTTCGCCAGCTGCGCGCCGATCGCGAAGGCGCAACGCTGATGGAGTTCGGCTTCGTCGCGCCGGTCATGATCCTCATGCTCATGGCAGGGTTCGAGACCGGTTACGGCATCTATCTGAAAACCGTTGCGGCGGGCACTTTGGAGGCGCGGGCACGCTCGGCCTCGCTCGAAGGCGCCACCGAATCGCAATTCGATAGCGAGGTACGGCGCTCGATGATGAACATCATGCCGGCCTATGCGCGCAGCAACGACAACATCACTCTCTCCAAGCGCAATTACACCGATTACTCGCGGATCGACGCGCCCGAGAAGATCACCACCGACGTCGACGGCGACGGTATCCTCGATGTCGGCGACTGCTGGCTGGACGAGGATTTCAACGACACCTTCGGCACCAACGAAGGCGCGAGCGGGCTTGGCGGACCGGACGACGGCGTGTTCTACTCAGTCACGATCTCCTTCCCGCGCATGTTCCCCATGGTTTCGATGATGGGACTGTCGGAAAACGTTTCCGTGACGGTGCGCACGCTCGTCATCAACCAGCCCTTCGGCACGCAGCTCGAACGGCCGACGAAGTGCCGCGAGGTATGA